From the Lytechinus variegatus isolate NC3 chromosome 5, Lvar_3.0, whole genome shotgun sequence genome, the window ACAGAATGATGTCATGGTCTTGGGGCCAGTGAAAAGCAaataaagcatacatgtattttgatagCCAGAAATTTTCAGCTattctttggaaaaaaatgacaagtggTGATTATACATGAAccttattaaaaatgacagtGTTTTACTGTGAATAGTAAGAGTTATGATTAGTGtatgatttgtcaatttcactttttgGTCCAGTCTGGGtatttgatttacatgtatgttaatgtTGTTTGTGGTTTATACACAAATACACTGCCTTTTTCTgtgtgttttttgttgttgttttgtgtgTAAGAAATttctcctacatgtacagtactggTGCATGTTCATCTTTTTTAAAGCCCAATTTCTTGTTTtcactacatgtagatccaacTAAAATAACACCAATTTgcatttcctgaaaaaaaaatccctggaAATGAGTTCTTGTATGATGTTGGACATCATTACTTTTTGGGTTACCTACAGTGAATGTGTCAATTGAAGTTGACCAGTAGTTCCTTTAAGTTCTGTTCATACATGGTGTAAATTAtctgcaaaaagttcttttaGCTTGTGATGTGCACATCACACAGCAAATTAGCTcacacttttacatatgatgatagTGTAAGCATGCATTTCTATTAAAGTGAGGTTTTTATCCAGAGTTAGTTGACATCAACATTTTTACATCtacattcttctttttttgccagCGCAGTATTGACTCTCTGTATCTGTAATATACAGACAAAAATATTGCAGGGTTTCTTGCAGGATTTTTCATGCCATATGTGAATAAACCTCCACAGATTTgaataacatgtacatgtagattatgtATTTTCTACCAGAGAAATTCTTAGGAAGTTACATGTAATTCGTGTTCATTCTATTCCATTGGTTTTCTTTCCCAAGAGAAAGAATGATAAAGTGgttagtatgattttttttttctcttttagaGAAACGATGAGGAAATGGTCAGTGCAGACGAAGAGGAAATGCCAgaggatgatgaagaagaagaggaagaggttCATGAGGTCGATGATTGCTTAGATCATTATGAAATGGAAGATGAACCGAGGTATGACTTTATTGGTTAAAACCCATTCATAATACTGAGTCCTCAAAGAAATATGctaaaagtaggcctacattggGAGAAAATGATGCACTTACCGAGTCCacttcaataaatcaatttccTTTCATTCAATGCATTAAAAGATGTATGGAAATAAAAATTCTTAAAAATCCCTTAATTGGCAATACAATTgatatttaaatattaaaattttgaccAACAAATTCAAAAAAGTTTAGAAATTGGTAGGTCGCAATAAAACGCTATGGGGAATTAAGGTATCTTGTATGTCAAATATATTGGAAATAAAGTGGAGaaggtttacggttcaccatgtgtagtacattggaaatattgaataaactcTTCAGGCCACATTtggaagaaaatgtaaaaattgatttgaatattgatGCATGAAACATCTGAATCTTTAAAGTTCTAAATCATTGTGCGAAAACTTACGTGAAAATTTGTGACTATGCTACCATCCGTACTAGAATAGAAGCGAATAAAAAATCAAGTCGTAATGACATCGTAGCAATCGCACGATTAGCcgcaatttgaaacaaatttggtCATTTCTCCAAAATAATGGCTTGCAATCTTACAAAATTGTTAGATTAGTGTTCGTACATTTAATTaatcttaaataaaaaatacttttcattcGCATTTTCggaaaatatgcaaaatgtgatttgatccaaaatcggatcgtggaccagtcgtaaggtgtgcgatagcctttgatatttgatatttaGTATGCAGTATGAAGTAGATTTCTGTCCAATGTGGTCTCTGCAGATGTTTGAAGTGAAGAACTGAGATGTTTGGGGTGGTAGGATATTGAAATTCAcaccaataaaaataattattctaCTTACTTTCTGGTAGACTGATGTGtaagaatttgtttttttttatattctacaAATGGATTTCTATAGAGTGTTATTTGTACACGAAACAATTCCTGAATTGTATGTTGCCATATTATCATAACTCCTGACTTTGTTCATAGTCTTGTTcctgttcatttattttcagcAAAGTGGAGAAGGAtaaagaagacaaagaaatagATGAAGAAAACTTTGCAGTGTTAGCAAGactgaaatcaaatcaaaggaAAGACTACTTAAAGGTTTGTTATTGCAGGCAATATTTTGAATAGTTGTATTTTTTGCTGTAGGAGTTGATTTGTTGTTCATGATTAGGCAAACTGTTATTGGGACGTTTCGACTGCACTTGCTAGTCTTCGCCAAGCAATGTGGACAATCACTTCTGTGCATGCCTTTGAttaggcctgggactttcgggGTTTTTTCTCTTTGGGTACCCGTTgtaattttcgggcgggtacccgaaaatcatgtcgctcgaaatatgactAGTGGAAAAAACCCCataggtgacgtcatcaagccactgcgatgcaagccaatttatgaatgaaaatatagtaagcatgcgcattgcaagcctcccgTGCCGCACGCAGTATTCCATCGAGTCTGCAATACTccgtcacctcgtaccaaaatcgacctagaattccactttcctttatttcatacgAATTATAAAAGCTATTCTCAGAGaatctgttttctcaccgataccgcacaggtaagcacatttttattacttcttgcttttccgtcaaaatcttacgaagtagcgtcgatattacatcgtgttcgtgagtttgtagaatttatcgctacgtgaacaaagtcaattttTCTCCATCAGGCATATCTGGTGCCCTCAAAATTTCTGGTTCATAATCCACTGCtttcatatgttttattttttatgttacatGTAACATAAAGATAGTTTTTATTTCTGTTCTGAGCATACAGTTGGCAGCAAATTTATTCAATCCCTCTAATTTTTGACATGTCAAAATGAATAACATTGCAATAGTTAGCAGACAGTTGATTACTAAAGAATATGAAATTGCAATTTGTGCACAAAAAGCATATTGCAAAATTATTCAACCTCCTATTTACACACAAGAAAGAAGTGCACAAATAATGACAATTTAAAGCCAGAACATATATTCTGAGGTAAATGCTGATTTTATTTATCCTCTACCTAAAACTGGAACCTTTACATGCACAACAAACAAGTTGTAACATCATTCAACCAGATGGGTGTGTCTTTTAGTACTTTGTGCAGCATCCATTTGCTGCAATAAGCTCCTGCAGACTAGATGAATAGCCTCTCACAAGCTTCTCACACCGCTCCTTGGAGATTTTGGCCCATTGGCAATGGTCTCAAGGTCAGCAATGCTCATAGGTCTACGCGTTGCAAAAGCTTTCTTCAGATCTTACCACAAATTCTCGATTGGGTTCAGTTCTGGAGACTGATGGCTTCTCAAGgaccttccatcctttcttctCCAGCCAAGCCTTTGTAAATTTGGAAGTGTGCTAGGGGTTGTTGTCCTGCTGGAACATCCAGTGATGTCCAAGCTTTAACTTCTTTACAGACGGGTTGACATTCTTCCCTAGAATATCCTGGTACCTGAAAGAATTCATGATGCCTTCAATACGATGGAAATTCCCAGTGCCAGTAGAAGCAAAGCAACCCCACAGCATCACAGATCCTCTCCTGTGCTTCACAGTAGGCAGAGTGTTCTTCTCTTTGTACGCTTCCTGCGCCACACGTATCGTTGATCCATAAGACCAAAGAGCTCCAGCTTGGTTTCATCAGTCCAGAGAACATTGTCCCAGAACTTCTTGTCAGGTTGGTTCTAGCAATCTGGAGGCAACCTTCCTTGTGTTGTTGCTTCAGAAGTGGTGTGCATCTAGGGGATCTTGCCCTCAGGCCTTCAGCGTAAAGCGTGCGGCACACTGTGTCCCCAGAAACTTCAGTGCACCCTTCAGCTCCTTTGCTGTAAGCCTTGGGGTTCTTGTCGACTTGCCTTCTTATGAACCTTGCTGCAGCTGCTGAAAACTTCTTTCGTCCACGACCATGTTTTGTAGCTGCAATACCAGTGGCTCTGAACTTATGAATGATGCTCCCACAGTGTCTCTGTGAAATTCAAGAGCTTGGATATCTTCTTGTAGCCATTCCCTTTCTTATGCAAAGCTACAATCTCCTCCCTAAATTTCTGGGACCACTTTTTTGCCTTGACCATTTTGTCAGCACAGTGCAAGGGACATATAAGGAGTATATAGGGCCTAGTGATACAAGGCATACCAATTGGGTGGATATTAATTATGcaaaaatgcaaattatgtAGGTTGATATGTGTGTCCTGGCTGAATTCATCTCTCCACATGTCCACATGGCTTGTCATTTGTCAATATCAATGCATATTAATGCATATTCATAGGGGGTTGAATAATTTTGCTACCTGCTTTTTATGTGAAATCAGCAATTTAGAATAGAATACGAATTAAATCTGGATTCTTTTTCTCTGGTATTCAATTGTATTTAACTATCTATAGACTACTTAAATGATTTAGTATTACAGTCTGCAGTTGCAACATCATTCAATTCACCAGAATGTTGAAAATTAGAGGGGGGTTGAATAATTTTGCTGccaactgtacatgtatatggttgtACCTTACATGTAAACGTGGCTGGACGTATCATGAAGTGTTTAAGATCGCCACTACTCCATTCTTAGTTTTCCTTTTTCTAATCTCTGTGTTCTTCAATGGCATTTACAAATCAAATAGATTAATTGTAATTAGTGAAAATTTGACTATATTTTTGGAGCAGCGGCTAAAATGCTTGCTTACCAGCATCTTGGGATATGGATTATTGTATTGATGTTTGATCTTAGGTTACAACTGGACTGACACATGAATGGGATCGGACAGGTATGAGTGAGATTTGAAAACCACTGTAGCAGTCTGAAAATGCAGTTTATGCTGTTCTGGGGGCCAGTGCAGAGGGTTTCAAGTGTACTTTTGCTGTCTAATTGATATACTTATAATTGATTGATTCAACTTGTGTGTTATGCCGGGTGGAGGGGGTAGTGGATTTGGTTATGAAATCTTTGTTGTTGCTGaatgattaaatgatttttaaatgttttttattccagGGTTCTGTATCAGGATCCGTTGGAGCTACAGATAGGCTGATGAAGGAACTGAAAGACATCTACAGATCAGACAGttacagaaagaaaaagatgtaCTCAGTGGATCTTGTCAATGATAGCTTATATGACTGGATGGTCAAGATATACACGTAAGATCTCATCTGTAGTAGATGTCAGAATATTGTAACACACATTGATTGATGTGTTgttaaagttcaagtccaccccagaaaattttgatttgaatcaatagagaaaaatcagacaagctcaatgctaaaaatttcatcaaaatcggatgtaaaataagaaagttatgacatttcaaagtttcgcttattttcaacaaaatagttatatgaacaagccagttacatccaaatgagagagtcaatgatgtcactcactcactatttcttttgttttttattgtttgaattatacaatatttcaatttttacgaatttgacaattaggacctccttgcctgaagcacaaaatttaaaaaaatggaattccatgtgttcagggaggaatgaaacttcatttcatatgacaatgacgagaaaatgaaaatatttcatataataaattacaaaagaaatagtgagtgagttatgtcatcaactctctcatttggatgtaactggctcgttcatattaatattttgttgaaaataagcgaaactttaaaatgccataacttattttacatccgattttgatgaaattttcagtgttatgcttgttgaatttttctctttttattcaaatcaagtttttgttggggtggacttgtcctttaagctttGAAGGAAATGTCTATATAATTCTTTTAGATCGATGATATTATTGGTATTGAGATTTTGTTTGCAGGGGATAACTATAATAAGGTACCATGTCAAAAGTCTGTGTCGTGTCTTTTATTAGAAATCCCTTTAGAAAGGCACtaacagggttcccagcccatcagggaaaattattttacttttttccagtcggaaaaatcagggaatttgatttttaaaaatacctcaaattaatggaaaatgcctcaaatgagggaaatTTGATTAGCCCAAATGTCGAAAGcatggtagtcagtcagactatgttatattttgttgcatatcaaaacaacatccattgaatgactggctATGctggtactaattagttttacattattattttatactgaaaatgcatgtaattcaCTGTAACAACTTAGAAAATAGGCGAAACTTGGAATGAGTTTAATTAAATAATCATCAAGGAATTTTttaacttcatcagggaaaaatcagggaatttttgttttcttgaaaagctgggaaccctgattaATAAGCATCTTTTCTACTGGCTTTCCTACATTCCATAGTATTTTGTCTATGATAAAGGTGTCTTGTGAGATTCTCAAGCTAAAGACGTGGCTCTGACTTTTGAAAAGGTCCCTAAACAAGCATGCATGCTTGATTCAGActgcatattttatttattgtttgatttatttcaactGAACATTGAATTAAAAGATTTCCACATATATGAGTTGGAAGAATGTGTTTTTGTGTGCAGATTTTTTTGGGGACATTTTTCATATCGAGACATGAATATTTCTGTTGATGAAGAATAGAATGACAAATTTTCCTGACAGATTTTTTGAGTTTGAGAaaattgaagtatttttctGAAAGTTTCCATGTCAAAGAAGGAATCAGTATGGAGGCTTTTCTCCGTTGGCATGTgtttggtcctgaaaaggatgATCCAAACTCGACATTTAGGCAATGTTCTCACTGTCTTCAAGCAATCAATACAATACCCTGATAGAGAAAAGTAATCTgttttttccaaaatttgttAATTCTCTTCGAAACATCAAGTTCGGGTCATCCTTTTCAAGACCAAATACATgtgtataaaagaaaacatggtgtaccatgaagCCTCATACTGTTAAAATTGTTTTGGAATTTGTGTGCAGGCAAGAGTGTATTATTAGCAAATTAATGTTTCATAGTTTGTGAACATCCCTTTTACCAggtctttatttatttttatatggaaGAATGATTATAATTTAGGCAATCTTCTGGAAAGATAAGTGATTTGGAATGCCAGAATTTTTTCTTCCCTGATGAATTTAAGAAATTGATCACCTTCTTTCACCATTCTTCTTTACAGAGTTGATTCTGATAGTCTCCTCCATGCAGACCTATGTAAACTCAAAGAGAAAGAAGGCAAGGATCATATACTCCTCAATATGACCTTCCAGGTAAGATGAAAACACTTGGAACCACATCATCCAGAATTATTCGATCATGTTTAGAGGTGTTTCAAGAcaaaaatgcaatcaattgcaaacttCTGTTGCTGTTTTGATAACTGATATATCAAAGTAACTAACAAATCAGTTTAACACCAgtggcccgtttcataaaggacttgcaactgttgtaactttgccattatgacgtaatggtaaccttgattctgattggcagctgagccctgttaccatggcagttgCCATGATGGCAAAGTTAAATAGTTTCAAGTCCTTTATGACACGGGCCCAAGAAGCAAATTAGCAAATAatattttgcaattaattgccaGACATTGATTGATTTGGCTATCCCAAGTAAGATTTGTAATTATTTACAAGTTTCTTGAATCGCCCCATTCGAATCGATAGCCAAATGTGGCATGATTCTCGGTCAGTAGTAGTTCAATTTATGAGCACATTTGGCACTCAAATCTTTGATAATTCTATGGAATAGTAAATGAAAGTTTCCTTCTCCATTGATGCATGGGGAAATAATACATAGGTCATgagaaatatagaaagaaaaaaagtttagacATTTTCGGCTTCCCAAAATTTGACCATCGCAGAAGTTAACATTGCCTGTTAAGAGGTGGCAGCATGCAATTTTCTTGCTAAATATGCCTGTTCATTTTGTTAATGAACCTAGTTTGTTGTTTTTCAGGAATggtttttaaagggatggtccaggctgaaaatatttatatcttaatacatagaatagaattcacttagcaaaatgccgaaaatttcatcaaaattggataacaaataataaagttactGAAGTTTAAAGTTTGGCAATAATCATTAGATaggatgatgatgtcacatctctactttccattttcttatgttactacataaaatcatttttttttttcattatttcatacttgtgtgaataatatgtctcgcttatagtgaaataagttgcagcaataaatatgtaatgcactaaattagttgtcaatccaatttttctagatCTTGGAggaatgaatttgaaaaaacctaatttcatataattaaatacaaaagagcaagtggagatgtgacatcatcagcccacctaatgaatattcatggcaactgttttcacagaatattgcttaactttaaaattcaataactttattatttgttatccgattttcataaaattttctgcattttgcttattaaattctactctatttatcaagCCTTACATGCTTTTAGCgtgaccatccctttaagtaatTTATTCCACCTTTTCCCAATCAGATGACGGGATTATTTTACACCCATAAAGAGAGGTTTATAATATAGAGTGGTAATCACTGTTAGACAATGTAATAAggcaatacattttcttttgcccttttcatgataaatgtGCCATGTAGGCAGGGCATGGGGGGGGACCTcttacattgacaagtggataccatgcgcgaccaaaaaaactcaatttatcatcaaaaaaggatgtctttttcacagtagggcacgttacgtacgtaacgtgttaagggtgtcaaaaacacaataataatgaaaaaggggtatctatttcgttaggaaaattacgtgtttagggtagaATTTgccgggatgataaaacaaaattaaaatgttttataaaggatgtcctttttgccccaacacttcgtgtttagagtccgatttgcgcaaggtgtagaatgtggggtcgtactaaaccaaataagttaaagccgacgaccgaaggacccgtaacaataaaacattcctgtacttgtttaggggttcatttcagggaatatttgccaagagtatcgttttgtcttcaatacttgttaagggaagggtttcacatgccaattcttgttaaggggtgcattttcagaatatggaaattacgtgtttagggtgcttttcgtgaatggaagtgcccccccccccccggaggcAGGGGCAGAGTGACATCACATCTGCTTGATGACAGCACAGGTCTTAGtgtgataaaaaacaaagtgTAAGAAATACATTGAAGCAATGTTGGaaatagcactgaaaatttcagaaaaataCGTAAATTAACGAAATAACGAAATGATTAGACTCGATTATCATGACGTTCAGCACAAAGTATGAATGCGATGTTTGTATGTTATGCATTGTAAGCGTGCCAAAACGCTGCGCTGCTATACGGGGGGCTCATGCATTGTTTTGATTGGCCGGTCAGTTGCTAGGGCTCGAGATTTAAAATGCCTGGATGTTCGCCCGGCCTATAGCGCAGCCTTTAGCATAATTTAAGTGAGCTATTCCAGACCTGTATACCTAGAATAAATGCATTATAATGTGACATCCCCTTTCAGATCTTGGCCGCTGAATGCGTGATTGCtgcaaaaatttgcatgcacGCAGCCAGCTGTAAACTACAAGACTatataataaaattttcaaaatattaaattgtttgtatttttgtatcaaTTTGACAATGCAAATAAGCATATGAACTTTGCCCTAAATTTGTTTTTGCCTTTATTAAACTCACTGTATATTGCTAGCAGAATGCTGATTTGTGGTGAAAATATCAATCCTTACATTTTGCCCAAATATCTACAATAAGAATGCCGGTACATGTTTAATTTCCTATGTACAGGTATTTTAGTTTtgtatttcttatgtattttttgcttttttaaatctttgtttttatttatattttttgatgaACTTTGTCGGGGACCCTTCTGTacattaaaagcataaaataaatgcatttaaacaaacaaaagttAAATGATCGtacataaatgattttttggttgaaaaacacaatatGCAAAGATTTGTACACAGAAACATGATCTTGAGCAATTTGGGGTCTGACATGCGCTTGCAAATGTTGTGTCATTTTGTAACCGTAACCTGGGCGTCGCAAATTtagtctcaaaagatgcgcaagattTGAAAGGAAAAAGTGTGCGAACGGCGTGGTCAAGAAAATTTTGCACGGTGGCataattgttgagggggggtcaaattgaagcacccccccccccagttaaGTAAGGGTTAATCTCTCATATTTCTCCTCAACCATTTGATGCAGGAGCACTTCCCCTACAATCCTCCATTTGTTCGGGTTGTTTGGCCCATCTTAATGGGTGGATACGTTCTAGGGGGCGGTGCAATATGTATGGAACTGCTGACAAAGCAGGGGTGGAGCAGCGCCTATACCATCGAGGCTGTCATCCTCCAGATTGCTGCTACACTAGTCAAGGGAAAGGCCAGGATACACTTTGATGCTGGCAAGGTGaggagatgatgatgactgcGATGGTTTTAGTGTTGATGATGACACGGTaggggaagaaaaagaagaggtgatagaagaagagaagagaaggggacaaaagaagagaaaaatgagtggagaggaggagaaaaaagaagaagaggagaaaaaaaagaagaggagatgGAGGAGACATAGAAGAGTTGAAGTGCAGAGgaggaggtgatgatgatgcgaagaataacaagagaattgaTGATGGTAATTACCGGCATGATGCCCTTGATAGCTATTAAAGCAACAAGGCTTGTAACACAAAGATCTGCAAACAATTGTTAAATGACTATGACCAATCCATTTCATTGTTGTCGGTACGTTTTGTTCAAAACACTGACCTGGAACCAATCAgaaatttctttcatatttgtattCCATTTGAAACCTTTGTCTTTACAGGTGACCTAGGTGTAGGATAAAACCTAAGCAATTAACATATCTTTTCCCAAATTCACCGTTTGAATGGTCTCATTAATCTTCACTAATGATGTCTTTTCAAATGTCCTTTTGGGGAGATATTATATTATCCTGTTGATAATCATGATGTATGTTTgagttcttcttttttttgctctttcaCCTTCTTTCACAGAGCCAATATAGTCTCGCAAGGGCGCAGCAGTCTTTCAGGTCACTAGTCCAAATACATGAAAAGAATGGTAAGGTGTTATCTTTAACATTTCTGAATGAATTTATACCATCACTCGTATGTGATACACAATGTGTACTGTTTCAAAACAAATTCACAGAGTGCTTATTGACACATTTTAGATCAAAAAGTTATTGTCTGGTTATTGGCAATTAGTCCTTACATAATCATGTGTATTATTAGGCCATTTCAGATTTTAAACTAAATAGGAAATTGTATGATAAAATTTGCTGAcaacatatttgaaatatggTATGTTAATTTTGGATGTACCGGGCAACGAGTAGCCTATAAATTCGACGGAGACTTGCAGCTTTTGTCTTTCCCTTTGCGACCTGCAAACTCACTCTTAGAATGgtctcttaaccctatctaggccggggtattttgggagttcatatggccaggggggcctcccaggcccccccccctaagatctcgatcgcgccgaaaattggcacgcaggttgcctgggacataatctacaagattgcaTAGTGATTTATGCGAATTGCttttaagtgattatgctaatttatgcgtaattagtatgagaaatcataatttttcctgtaactccctaaataaagctccaaatgtactaattctTGGTATGGAAattctttgtggtgttcttagcaagtgtacatgaaaaaaattgcgatatcaaatcattttcttatatattatattgtttttttggaATTTCTTatgactcttctgtgatcataaaaagcataaaataaatacatttagaccagcaaaactaaaaataatcatgcatttatgaattttggttaataacacaatttgcattgacttaggacacgaaatcacgttttttgagcaatttttggtctgacatgcacttacataatgttgcgtaatttcggaaccacgtacccgggtgacgcaaagttggtctcaaaagttgcgcaagacttgaaagtaaaaagttagcgagcggcgcggttaaaaaatttcgcgcggcgaaaatattgcgcgattgttgaggggggccttcaaggcccccccggcctagatagtgTTAAATGGCAATAACTGTTTTaaccaagagaaaaaatccttGCTACAGTCATAACATGTCGGAAAAGAAAACACCTATTCCTTTTGCTAAAGTAGAAGCTGATCTAGGTGTAAACTTGACCATTAGATGAATGTCCGGTGGTAGCTTTTTGTAACGAAACACCTGCATGGAATCCTGGTCGATGAAAAGATAACAAAAGCTTACTCAAGACCGGAGTGTATAGGCAGTGGCTGCTGCGCAGTCTTTGGCATCAGACATACTACTGACGTTTCGTGTAATATCATCAGACTCATAAACGCAAAGAAAACAGCTGCAACCCCTGCTTAGATTATAGGCTAGGCCAACAGTGGGATGTCACAATTTCTTCTCCAGATAAGTCTTATCATTCATTTCAAATGTTTCCTGTGAAATTGGtcatataccagcttggcattgTTCCAGCAAACAGCTGTCCTgctgagttcctacgggagtttaTCATAACAGTAACagatattttattgaaaaatgactCTTGAAGGTACATATGATATTAAAGGTCTGTCGTACATCTCATTTGTCATTGACATGCAGCATTTTCTAACAATCTTTATAAATGCTTGTGTTTTGTTCATTAGGATGGTTCACACCGCCCAAGGAGGATGGTTAGGATGTTGTTTTTAATGCCAAAAAACAGTTTATCTACAAAGAATAACAAACTTCTTGGACTGTGTACTGCCTTTCTTGTGGCAGACTGTGACATTGATTGATAAACTATGAACATGGATATTACATTACTAGTGAAATAATACAGCATTTTGtaaactcatcatcatcatcatcgttatcatctcGTGGAAACAATTTGCGTGGAGCACTTTCAGCGATAACATTTGCCATTCCTGGAAGCAAGATAGAAAGCAGTCTGACCCCGCGTATGTGGCATTTATTTATCAAGCAGAGCTTGAGACCGAGAAAGGAGTGATTATTATAGTGCCAACTGAGCTTGGAGGAGATTTTTACATTGTGACCATACACAAGGATTCGTAagctattatttttataatgtgTTAGTACGTGTAAAGTTCATCAGCTGGTATTTGAGACTTGTATCAAGCCAAACTTGGATGTGCATCATTCATGCTTGTTGATTTATACTTTGAACTTGTAAACGCTACACGGAGTCACAACCAACTGAATCATCCTGTGGATTAAAATTCCTGTTATTTGTACAATGATTGCGTTTGTGTTTTGGAGATTATCATGCACTGTTTGTTGTCCAACTTCATAGCGTTCCCttttcaatcatgatttcaaTCGTGATTCTTACCTGGACGCATCATGGTCTAGGGGTTTGGACT encodes:
- the LOC121415805 gene encoding ubiquitin-conjugating enzyme E2 Q2-like, giving the protein MSCVASLKRELQLLETHFPKDNERFQLLSANMDELTCKFIGSNDEVFIIHCNFRDSYPSSPPVWFSEVDDAVISTVIEQLADVTGSDCLLLRHVKHLVCELCKLHNVNLPLSLPHLERHLPPERNDEEMVSADEEEMPEDDEEEEEEVHEVDDCLDHYEMEDEPSKVEKDKEDKEIDEENFAVLARLKSNQRKDYLKGSVSGSVGATDRLMKELKDIYRSDSYRKKKMYSVDLVNDSLYDWMVKIYTVDSDSLLHADLCKLKEKEGKDHILLNMTFQEHFPYNPPFVRVVWPILMGGYVLGGGAICMELLTKQGWSSAYTIEAVILQIAATLVKGKARIHFDAGKSQYSLARAQQSFRSLVQIHEKNGWFTPPKEDG